The genomic region CGCGAGCAGCGCCGAGCCGAGGATGGTCAGCGCGGTGCCGTAGAGCGCGACCGCCGCGGCGATCAGCCACAGCACCCGCTCCGCGCTGTCCGCCGGTCCGCGCAGCAGCCCGGTCCGGAAGGCGGCCACCGGCAGCGCGACCGCCACCGCGGCCAGCAGCAGCCCGGTCACCGGGACGCTCGCCTCGACCAGCGCGGTGGGCTCGCGGAAGAGCAGGCGCACCGGCACGGTGGTGATCAGCGCGGCGAACAGCCCGGCGATCCCGTAGCCCAGCGCGCCGAACAGCGGCAGCCTGCTGCGCAGCCACCAGGCCAGGCCGGCCAGCACCAGCGCCGCGCCGAGCAGGGTCAGCCCCCTGGAGCCGCCCTCGGCGTAGGTCATGATCGCTTGGAATATGCCGACCAGCCCGACCGCGGCGGCCGTGATGGCGAACCTGCTGGTCAGCCACTTGCCGACGGCCGCGAAGGCGAAGGCCACCGCGGCCAGCCCGAGCGCGGCCTTGCTCGCTCCGACCTGGTCCAGGATGCCCGCGGAGAGCAGCGGCGGCACAGCGGCCGAGGCCAGCACGACCAGCGGCACCGGGTCCGAGGGCCGCAGCCGGGCGGCCGCCGCGGCCAGCAGCATGGCCAGCACCGCGGCGCCGAAGCTGACCGCGATGGTGGCGTGCTGCTCGGCCGAGGTGAGGATGGCGCGCAGTCCGGCCAGCACCGCGCCGAGCAGCGCGGGCAGCGTCGCCGCGGCCACCAGCCCGGACCAGTCCTTGATCAGCCGCACCGGCGCGGCGGCCAGCGCGAGCACCATCAGGAAGCCGACCAGCAGCGGGGTGAAGGCCATGGTCAGCATCGGCGCGCTGACCGCGGCGCCCAGCACCACCCCGACGGCCAGCGGCTGGGCGTCCCAGCGCACCGCCAGCCACAGCCCGGCCGCGGTCACCGCCACCCCGGCGAGCAGTCCGAGGTGCACGGGCAGGAACTCGTGCAGCGAGGTGGCCGCCACGATGTCCAGGTAGAGCGCGGCGAACCCGGTGGCCGCCAGCGCGTACCCGGTGGTGCGCCCACCGGGCCTGCCGTAGGCGCGCAACGCGAGCCCGACCAGCCCCAGCCCCAGCACCGCGCCACCGGCCACCCTGGGCAACGGCCCGAAGTAGCCCCGCTGCGCGGCCAGCACCAGGAACAACACCAGGCCGAGCAGGGTGACCCCACCGCCGACCCAGGTGACGATCCGGCTGTTGCGCCGCTGCCGCGCGCCCGGGTCCACCGGCGGCGGGGGAGGCGGCGGCTGCCACTGCGGCGGGTAGCCGGGCGGCGGGGCGAATCCCGGCGGCCGGTGGGTGGGCACAAAACCGGGCGGCGGGAACTGGGCCGTCGGGACCGGTGTGGCCGGTGGTGTGGGCACGGGCGGCGCCTGTCCCGTGCTCGTCTCCACCGCGGAGCGCAGCTCCGTCTCCAGCGCCTGCAGTCGCAGACCCATCTCGCGAAGCTCCTGCGCCACGCGCAACACCGGTTGAGCCGTCATGTGCGACAGGGTGCTGCCTCACCCCGTCCTGGTGAATCCGCAGGACTACTCAGACCGCGTTACAAACTGGCCGCGATCAAGCTGTGGATAACTCATATTCGCAGCTCAGAGCCCCAATTTTCACCCGCGAGGAGCAACCTGTCGCCAGGTTTCTCCACAACAGATCCCCAGTTGTCCACAGCTCACCGCGGACCGGTGCACAACTCAGCCCTTGGCGGCGCGCACCGCGGCCAGGAACGCGTTCACCTCGTCGGAGGGACCGCACTGCTGCTCGCGCATCTGCTCGCGCTGCTCCGCCCACATCTTCTCCACCGCGGCCTTGATGCCCTCGTCGCCGCCGTGGAAGGCGAAGATCAGCTCGTCCATCCGCTCGACCACGCGCACCGCGCGCTCGTCGGTCGGCGCCGCGCCCTCCGCCATCAGGGCGTCGACCTCGGCGAACAGCCGCGGCCACTCGTTCTCGACCTCCTTGATGGCCTCCTCGCCGAACTCCTCCCGGCGGCGGGCCAGCTGGTCGAGCTGCTCCTGGGTGTAATAGCTCTCGATCATCGTCATCGTCTCCAACGCTTGCAGGAACTCGGTGGCGTCCGGAGTGACCGAGCCGTCCAGCTTCGCCAGCAGCGAGCGCACCTGGGCCCGCAGCCGCTGGGCCTCGCGCACCTGGTTGTCGAGCTGGGTGAGCTGGGTGTGCAGCACCTCGCGCAGCACCCCCGGATCGGGGTCGGCCTCGCTCAGCGCGACGCCCACGTCCTCCAGCGACAGCCCGAAGGAGCGCAGCGCCCGCACCCGGTACAGCCGCTGCAGGTCAGCGGCGGTGTACCTGCGGTGGCCAGCCGAGGTCCGTTCGCTCGGCCGCACCAGCCCGATCTGGTCGTAGTGGTGCAGCGTGCGGACGGTCAGTCCGGTGGCCCGCGCCAGTTCCCCGACGCTCCACCGCTTGGTCTCTCCGTTCACGTCGATGACGGTAGGAGCTGACGTCGCGTCAGGTTCAAGCCCGGATCGCGGCAATGGGTGTGATCGGCGCCGCACCCGGCTTCAGGTCGATCATCGCGGGCGTCTCGCCTGCCCCGGTCCTGGCCTCCAGCCGGTGCAGCCGCCCGTTCCCGCCGACCCAGTACCGCAGCCGCCCGTTGGCGTCCTTGCCCGGCTCCAGCGGCCCCTCGAACACGTCCACCGGGACCTCGCCCACCCGGTCCGCGCGCAGCCAGCGGGCGCTGCTCTGCCGGAGCAGCTCGGCGTTGTCCGGCCGGTCCGCGGCCAGGTCGACCAGCAGGGTCAGCGCGGTGTCCAGCTCGTTGCCGGCCCGCTGCATCGGCCGCACCTGCCAGCCGTTGCCGGGCACCGGGTCCACCGCGAGCTGACCGGCGCCCGCGCGGAAGGCCAGCACCTCGGGACTCCACTGGAGCAGCCCGGCGGAGGCGGCGTCGTTGCGGCCCTCGGTGCGCATCGCGGCGTAGCCCAGGTGCGAGACGAAGTCGATCCGCCCGTCCAGCACCACGATCCCGGAGGCGCTGGGCACCGCGGCCCGCACCGCGGCGGTCCGCGACTCGTAGTTGATGAAGCGCACCAGGGCCAGCCTCTCGGCCTCGGCGCCGCTGAGCGAGCGCGGCCTGCCGTCCTCGGGACGGGCGCAGCTCATCAGCACGCCGATCACCGGCACCAGCAGCAGCGCGAACACGATGACGGCGGCGACCAGGCGGACCCGGCGGGGTTTCACAGTCGATCTCCAGAACAGTCGGCGCGGGCGGAGCGCCGGAATCCTAGGGGCCGCCGACCCCGGAAAAGCCGTTCCACCGCGAGCCTCACTCGAAGGGGGACCCCGGCCACGGTTTCACGTGAATCGTGGCCGGGGCGCCGCCCTCAGCCGACCGGCTGCGGCTCGCGGCTCTTGGGCTTGTCCTCGACGTCCTCGCCCTCGTGGATGCCGACCCGCTGCTGCAACCTGCGCAGCGGTCCGGGCGCCCACCAGGCCGCGTTGCCCATCAGCTTGAGCACCGCGGGCACCAGCAGCATGCGCACCACGGTGGCGTCCAGGGCCAGGGCCAGGATCATGCCGACGCCGACGAACCGCATCATGGTCACCTCGGCGAAGGCGAAGGCGCCGGTCACCACGATCAGCAGCAGCGCGGCCGAGCTGATCACCCGGCCGGTGCGGGCCAGGCCGGTGGCCACCGCCTCCTCGTTGCTGGCGCCCTTGCTCTTGGCCTCGACCATGCGGGACATCAGGAAGACCTCGTAGTCGGTGGACAGGCCGAAGACCACGGCCGCCATCAGCACCACGATGCCCGCCTCCAGTGGGCCCGGCGAGACGTTGAGCAGGTCCGCGCCGTGGCCGTCCTGGAACACCCAGGTCAGCACGCCGAAGGTGGCGGAGAGGCTGAGCGCGCTCATCACCACGGCCTTGATCGGCAGCAGCACCGAGCCGAAGGCCAGGAACATCAGCACCAGGGTGGCGCCCACGATGACCAGGATCATCCAGGGCAGTCCGGCGGTGATCGCGTTCAGGCTGTCCAGCACCCTGGCGCTGATCCCGCCGACCAGGATCTTGGTGTCCCCGGGCGGGGTCAGGTTCCGGATCTCCTTGACCGCGTTCTTGGCCTGGTCGCTGAGCACGTCACCCGGCAGCTTGGCGGTGAAGGCGATGACGTCCTTGCCCGCGCCCGCGGGCTGCACGTTGGTGACGCCGGGGACCTTGCCGAGCTCACCGGCGAACTGCTGCGCCGCGGCCTGGCCGGGGGCCTTGCCGTCCTTGCCCTGCAACACGATCTGCGCGGCGTCCTTGCTCAGCGCGGGGAAGTCCCGGTTGAGCGTCTCGGCGGTAACCCGCGCCGGGTTGCCCGCGGGCAGCACCTTCTCGGTGACCTCGCCGAAGCTGGCGCCCAGGAACGGCGTGCCGAGCAGCACCAGCACCGCGATGATCGGCACCGCGAAGATCACCGGGCGCTTCATCACGGCCAGGCCCAGCTTGCGCCAGCCGCGGCCCTCCTCCTCCACCGGCTTGGCCGCGGCGCGCTTGCGCCAGGGCAGGGCCAGCGAGTCCACCCGGCGGCCGAGCACCGCGAGCAGCGCGGGCAGCAGGGTCAGCGAGACCAGCATGGCCACCGCGACCGCGGCCATGCCGCCGTAGCTGACCGAGCGCAGGAAGCCCTGCGGGAACAGCAGCAGCCCGGCCAGCGCGATGATCAGCAGCGTCGCGGAGAAGGCGACCGTGCGGCCGGCGGTGGCCACCGTGCGGCGCACCGCGGCGCCGGGCGCCAGACCGCCGGCCAGCTCCTCGCGGAACCGGCCGACCATGAACAGGCCGTAGTCGATGGCCATGCCGAGGCCGAGCAGGCTGGCCACGTTCACCGCGAAGGTGTTCACCTCGACGAAGCTGGTCAGCACGTTGAGCACGCCCAGCGCGCCGAGGATGGACAGGCCGCCCACCAGCACCGGCAGCGCGGCCGCGACCAGGCCGCCGAAGATCAGCACGAGCAGCAGCAGGGTGATCGGCACCGCCACCAGCTCGGCGGTGATCAGGTCGTTCTGCGAGCTGGTGTTGATCGCGGCCGCGGTCGGCGCGAACCCGCCGACCTGGCTGGCCACCCCGTCGACGGCCAGCTGGTCCTTGATCTTCTCGTAGGACCGCAGCATCTTGTTGGAGTCATCGCCCGCGGTCATGGTGATCACCGCGAGGCCGCGCTTGTGCTCGGCGTCGGCGAAGGCGGCCCGCGCGGCCGGGTCCGGGATCATCCAGTAGGACATCACCCGGCTGACCTCGGAGCTGGGCAGCGCCTTGAGCTTGTCGGTGATCTTCTGCCCGAGCGCCGGGTCGTCGATCGAGCTGCCGCTGGGCGCCTCGTAGATCACCACCACGTCGCCGGTCTGCCTGCCAAGGGCCGCGTCCATGGTCTTGACCGCGGTGATCGCCTGGCTGCCCGGGTCCTCGTAACCACCCTGGGTGAGCTTGTCGAAGACACCGCTGCCCCAGGCGCCGCCGAGGACGGTCAGCAAGGCGGCGGCGACGAGCACCACCCAGCGGCGCCGATGCACCACCGATCCCCAGGATAGGAACATGATCCGGCCCTCCGGCGAAACTGGTCGGTGGCGTAGCCAGCGGCTACCGTGCTGGTGAACGCGAGGTCAGTAAACGGTGTTCACCTACCGTCGGTGACCATAGGCGAGAGTGAACGGTGTTTACAACCCGAAGGGGTG from Crossiella sp. CA-258035 harbors:
- a CDS encoding MMPL family transporter; the protein is MVHRRRWVVLVAAALLTVLGGAWGSGVFDKLTQGGYEDPGSQAITAVKTMDAALGRQTGDVVVIYEAPSGSSIDDPALGQKITDKLKALPSSEVSRVMSYWMIPDPAARAAFADAEHKRGLAVITMTAGDDSNKMLRSYEKIKDQLAVDGVASQVGGFAPTAAAINTSSQNDLITAELVAVPITLLLLVLIFGGLVAAALPVLVGGLSILGALGVLNVLTSFVEVNTFAVNVASLLGLGMAIDYGLFMVGRFREELAGGLAPGAAVRRTVATAGRTVAFSATLLIIALAGLLLFPQGFLRSVSYGGMAAVAVAMLVSLTLLPALLAVLGRRVDSLALPWRKRAAAKPVEEEGRGWRKLGLAVMKRPVIFAVPIIAVLVLLGTPFLGASFGEVTEKVLPAGNPARVTAETLNRDFPALSKDAAQIVLQGKDGKAPGQAAAQQFAGELGKVPGVTNVQPAGAGKDVIAFTAKLPGDVLSDQAKNAVKEIRNLTPPGDTKILVGGISARVLDSLNAITAGLPWMILVIVGATLVLMFLAFGSVLLPIKAVVMSALSLSATFGVLTWVFQDGHGADLLNVSPGPLEAGIVVLMAAVVFGLSTDYEVFLMSRMVEAKSKGASNEEAVATGLARTGRVISSAALLLIVVTGAFAFAEVTMMRFVGVGMILALALDATVVRMLLVPAVLKLMGNAAWWAPGPLRRLQQRVGIHEGEDVEDKPKSREPQPVG
- a CDS encoding DUF2339 domain-containing protein; this encodes MGLRLQALETELRSAVETSTGQAPPVPTPPATPVPTAQFPPPGFVPTHRPPGFAPPPGYPPQWQPPPPPPPVDPGARQRRNSRIVTWVGGGVTLLGLVLFLVLAAQRGYFGPLPRVAGGAVLGLGLVGLALRAYGRPGGRTTGYALAATGFAALYLDIVAATSLHEFLPVHLGLLAGVAVTAAGLWLAVRWDAQPLAVGVVLGAAVSAPMLTMAFTPLLVGFLMVLALAAAPVRLIKDWSGLVAAATLPALLGAVLAGLRAILTSAEQHATIAVSFGAAVLAMLLAAAAARLRPSDPVPLVVLASAAVPPLLSAGILDQVGASKAALGLAAVAFAFAAVGKWLTSRFAITAAAVGLVGIFQAIMTYAEGGSRGLTLLGAALVLAGLAWWLRSRLPLFGALGYGIAGLFAALITTVPVRLLFREPTALVEASVPVTGLLLAAVAVALPVAAFRTGLLRGPADSAERVLWLIAAAVALYGTALTILGSALLALPDRDGFLTGHVLVTLSWTAAALVLLLRGIRSAHLRVTGMVLLGIALAKLFLFDLATLDGLARVAAVLGAGLVLLVVGTRYARLVAAVKEETG
- a CDS encoding MerR family transcriptional regulator; translated protein: MNGETKRWSVGELARATGLTVRTLHHYDQIGLVRPSERTSAGHRRYTAADLQRLYRVRALRSFGLSLEDVGVALSEADPDPGVLREVLHTQLTQLDNQVREAQRLRAQVRSLLAKLDGSVTPDATEFLQALETMTMIESYYTQEQLDQLARRREEFGEEAIKEVENEWPRLFAEVDALMAEGAAPTDERAVRVVERMDELIFAFHGGDEGIKAAVEKMWAEQREQMREQQCGPSDEVNAFLAAVRAAKG